A segment of the Trifolium pratense cultivar HEN17-A07 linkage group LG7, ARS_RC_1.1, whole genome shotgun sequence genome:
CATCCAACTATTTAATCCCTAATTtattaagggtgtgtttgatttgttaaagggtaagtactggacagaacagtacaagacagaacagcacaacacatgacagaacagcacagaacaaacttttgggatattgaacatttttttgtcttatacaatattttgttaataaaatggtattttggcattttagacaacttgtactgcggacaaaaagttgtgctgtggtttagtgaggtacaaaaaattctgtttttgtcctgtccattgcttcccagtttgtccagttcctgaaacagttttacaatcaaacacagtacaactacagttgtcctgtccagtctcttattttttagcgaatcaaacggaccctaaaatCAACTAAAGATCCATAAACTATTCTCTTCTCCTTGTTATAATCAACTAAAAAGTCCATTAATTATTGTCACCtccaattatttaataaaaaaaatgcaaaaaaaaaaatccaaaataagtatctctatttaaattgtaaacaatcaataagataaaaaacaataattgttgtaactaacataaaaaacattcatattcttgttttctttttcttttttttttgtcaaaaaacatTCATATTCTTTTACGTGGAATAGGTCATTAATGGAATTCTTTTGTGTGGAATGAATCGCCGGTGGACCGTGTGATtgggtctttttttttttaatgctctTATTGTGTGAAGTGTGAACTAAACCATATAATTATACTCTTCTATTCAAAATAAATCCGCTAGGAAAAAATTGGATTGTCTATCATCACTAAATAGAAAAACTTTAGatctaaaaatttcaaaagctCAATCTGTAAAATTGAATGTACCTTGCTCAAGACCGGCCAAGAAAGTGATGTACTATGTGAGCATAACAACATATAACAACATGTGATTGAAAGGAACTAGTAATAGAtccgtgctatcgcacgggtcgtaacgttatgtcgatatttttttaagttacactttactcattaaaattaaaaaataaaatattgcacTAATTTAAGTTACGTGATTGAGAGGAATTTCGATTATCACTATCATATTTATGATTCAATAATTTAGATACACacatttcttcaattttttctccAATGGAGACAATGCTTTCTCCTATTGAGAATACTATGTGAGAATGACAGCATCTGATGTGAAGCTGGGTGAGCGAGTAGTGTGAACACGTGATTGGGAGTGTGGGAGCATGTGATTGGGAGTGTATGACCACGTGAAGTAGGGTGCACAGTGATGATGACTTGAGCGCGGTAAAAATTGAGCAATgttattttaacaatttttttattttttatttttcatattaacattaatattcttattttctctctcgtgttttttctctttatcatttttctcaataaaaaaaaaaatccaaaaattgtctaaaaaaattattaaaataacatttctctAACAAAAAATATCATGCGACACAAATAATGACACCTTTagaaataaactttaaaaaatgaatgaaaacagGTACTATAAAGCAAaacattaatatataataagaccttcataaatttaaaaatattggaAATACAcagtattttgtttttgttataaatttctatattaaatattgttcttaatattttttatatttttatcaagtAACATAGTGACTAGAATATGAAGTATTCGAGATTTGAGTCACAACcttctacatatataatgtgatatccgtactaattgagttaagctcacaaAAACTATCGTATATACTTCTATTTAAATAACTATAATTATTCCTTCTTTgatgtttttgaaataaaaatatcgactcacaataaaaaataatgcaagttttttttcttttttatcaagtagtctagtTGCTCCTTAAAAAATAGCCTAATTGCTAGAAATTTCACACTTAAAATGAATATGTGGAATGatcagggttcgaactccgaccccttacatatataatacaatgttcATGTCAAATGAGCGAAACTCACGTAACAAGAATAATGcaaattctaattttatatattactattaATTATAAATGGTAACACACGAAAAATGAAATACATTTGAACGTAGAAAATAGAGTGGATTCATTGTCAAACAAGTAGAGAAgatacataaaaaaatgaagaagataATTGAGAATTAGACACGACCCACCATTAAAGAAGGTACATGAAATATGTGGTGGTTAATTAAAAGGTGGCAGAACAGCAGGGGTAGGCAttaaaaaccgaaccgaactaaaccaaactattttcaaaattcataataatcAAATTGAACCGAATCGTTTGTCTTTTaaccgaaccgaaccaaactgttaAAATGATTtggttttatggttttgaaCCAAACTATAACTaacttttgactaaaaaaaactGAACCATTAAGATaaccgaaccaaactgataATCATGAACCGAATCAAACTGTttcaatttagttttaaaactgttaattatggttcaattttttttatttggttcgGTTTAGTTCTACAGTTCGGTTCAGTTTTTGGTTGTTTTTGCCCACCCCTATGCACAACTATATACATTGGAAGGTACTACTTTGCAGAACTATATACATTGGAAGGTACTACTTTGCATCAACatggtttttttctttttggcatATGATAAACATGAACACAGATTTACACAACACATTAAGAATGGACaatgatttttcaaaaataaaacaaaaggtGTGGGAGATCAACGCCGGATAAGATAAAAGGAAGATGATATTTATTAATGTTAAGAATAATATGTTTAAATGTCTTTTTGAATACTTTAGATTTAATATAAGATATTATTatgatttatataatttatatttttgtttagaatttatatttatatttttgtttagatttaatataagatattattatgatttatttagaatttttaagatatatttgttatttaaaGATATGtattagaagttttttttttttgtagctCTATTCTATATATAGAATTATATAGCTatgaataataatgaaaatatgagaaagaaaaattgGAGTATTCTTTGAATTGAGTAAATTTATATATCGTCTAAATTTCGCAatacaaaacacaaaaataactTATCATTTGTACAAAAAAACCATCACTTAACTTATTCATGACTCAAATGAAATTCTATCCAATGAATAATCAGCATATATGTGGAACAGTGGTCGTAAAACATAAAACAACTACTAATAAATCTGCAACACATgcaaaatacaaacaaaagacttgttttgttaattttattattcgagtagatatatagtttttgttaattagcaaaaaaaattgaattaattagTTTAAGTTTGTTTATTTAAAGTTTTTGCAACCATGCAAATACAAACAAAAGacttgttttaatttgttttattattgaGTAGATAGTTTTTGTTAATTAGCGAAAAATCTGAATTAGTGTGGTGGTTAGAGCGGTAGTCATTGGTGGTCAAAATGATCTCTAAAGGTGATCAAATGTAATTAGAGTGAAGGTCAATGGTGATCAAAATAATGATCAATAAAGATAATCCGATAGGTAGTCCTGTGGGTAGTCGGAGGTGATCAATTAGGTATgctattattatcatcattgaactaactaacgattgatattaGGTATGTTATTTTGTTGTATGTGGGTACGATAATAAAGTTGGTTGATAATTAATATACGGCTAGAAACATAATTGACCACCTATTAACATATGACAACacatttgtaccaaaaaaaaacgaaaatatGACCACACATGTGTTTATATTACTCGAAAAATGTTATGGCCACGTTTTTTTAGTATTTGATacttcaagagaaaaataatttatattttggtggTTTTTTGTACTTTTATTGAATGTCAAAAAAGTTGATTATATCACTTTAGCGAATGAAAGCACTTGTGTTGTCTTGATCTCATTGCTTTTCATAGCCAGtataaatggttttatataGCACTATAgcttaatgattttttttggttttgaccTAATTCTTCAAACTCTTTTTTCTTCCttccttattttaattttaatagatTTATTATTTGCTGCAAATAATAAGTGGTAGTTTTGAGGTTTCAACCTAGTTTGAAACTAGGAGgaatacattttttaatatgtgaTGTCTTCACACTCAAATTTCTTTGCCTAAGAATTATATCACATAATTTgcttttaaaaatttcataattttatattgaaatcATAAGTCAAgtatcatatataattttttgaacctagtatttttttttataatattggcaaatttctattttaaagaTATGGCTATTAAGAacaataaaccaaataaaagtaGAAAGAGAAGTGGTGAATGCGTGTTGATAAAAAATTAGATTGTTCACCTATCATTGTTGAATCTCGATTCACATGCCAGCTTAGTCATAGTTATAAGGGTACATTCTTGTGTCCCTTTCCATTAATAGTGTATGTTTTATATGAATCTGAATTTTGTGCGGTCAAAAAATTTTGCAGTTATGCAATTAGTAGGATTTAAGCCATCCAATTTTGATCAAACGATTAAGAAGTCatctcaaaattttatattaaacaaaaataaaaaattgtctaaAGATTTGAAccatctaattttttattattttttttttctagtggAAGGGGGTCCTAGTAGTTcagagttcggggcgagttctggcatcaagtggttccagtctcCTCCCAAATAAAGTTGCGAAGGATcaaaccgtggtcctccctccctaccaaattcagcgccaatcaccgaTGAACTTACTAATATTTTGTTGAACCATCTAATCTTAATAAAAGAGTCCTGCATCGGTATCCAGTCTGACAGCATTGAATCCAATTCCGTTTTATGCATGTCAAGGTCAAGTCCTTTCCAACAGAAACTCTCAGCCACGCCCTTTGTTGGGTAGTAAATATATTGGACgtctatttttcttaatattgtTGTCGTTATTATAAAAGtaactttttactttttagtaaAACTAGTAAAAATATGTCACTTTATACCACTTTGGAGAGATCCGTATATTAGatggaaaataaattttaaaatggagaTAATTTACGGTGAATcatgttgataaaaatatttaaaatattagcGATAATGAATATTGTTGATCTCTTGGATATAGAGGTTATtggtttttgtaatttttataattgaaaaaatgaatgaattgataccgatttaattaaaacaacatAATTAGGTTCTGTTTAAgctgtaaaaaaatataaatctcataaattttttatttcttaagaatatcattgataattattaaaatttatgataatttctTAACACTGATTCACAATGTACCTAATAGGTGGTCGATGTAGCTAGGGGTgggaaaaaaaatctgaattgTTGAACCAAAtcgaaccaaacaaaaaaaaattgaaccataAGTAACAGTTTTAGAAGTTAGTTATGGTTCAGTTCGAAATCATAGAACCAAACCATTTTAACGGTTCGCTTTAATTTGAAAGACAAACAATCCGATTTAATTTAGTTACTAtgaaacccacttgggttggtatAGTGGTATTGACTTGAGATATGAGAGTGtactcctccttaaggtctcggGTTTGATTTTCTCTAGTGCCAATTTGAATTGACTAATttaacttcaaaaaaaatttaactactatgaattttaaaaacaattcgATTTGGTTTTACTCCCTAACCAAACCCTACCCACCAGATTTGGATTCTATGAAGtcgactgcatgcagtcagtaAATTTggaccgtctgatcaagatcagacggctCAGATTTTAAAGtcagattttaattataaaattgattttaaaatctgAACCGTCCGATTTTGATCGGACGGTTTATATGTGACCAACTACACTACAGTCAGTATATTTGTGAATTCACTTAATCGATATCCTACCCACCCCTAGATGTAGCACTTGTCTTGGATGGTCCAGTAAATATATACATGTCATTTTATTAACTTATTCATTTAGGGTATATGCTTATCCATTCATCCCTACATGTCCATTTTTCGTTTGCTAAAATCTACATGTCTATTTCAAAACAAGCTAGCATAGTTCActttatgtatatataaatataatataaaacttTGCATTCTCAATATCAAATCCCTACACACATAAACTGAGTTTAACTTATCTTTTCCCAGCCCAAAAAAATGAGTGACTCAAAGAATGAAGCCACTGCAAACAATGGCCAATATGGCTCTTCAGGTACTACAAGTTGACCAATTAATATCTTCATATTCATGCATATGTATATGTATGCTTTTAACTAATCTTTATATGttttaatcaattaatgttATGAATCTATGTTTGTTAATTTGTTGTCTTAGATCAGATGAAACGTGAGACTGAGCTGGAATTATCCCCAGAAGAGGAAGATATCGTTGCAAAAATGTTTAGATTGGTTGGAAAAAGGTTATTTAACTTTGTCTTATATATAGATTAATTGCTACTAATAATATGAAGGTGTAACTTAGTGTGAACCTTCTATTAAAATTACTCCCACTAATCCAAAATAATTGTCGTTTAAGGTTTTTGCACACAATTTAAGAAAAgcaataaaaaaatcaacaaacatactaattttaccaaactaTCTTCACTATACATGGCTCAAGGCGAAGTATTTTTTCAGTAACAAGCATGCGGTGGGgcaaaattgacaaaaaaaaagttaagctctcattaaaaatacaaatcgactattattaaaaacttttttaagGTTAAAGCGATTATTTTTGTGAGACAGAGGGAGtagtttgaattttttggttCAGATAGAAAAGACGTGCACTAATTTACAGTTAAGATATAAGTTAGTCGTGCGCATCTTTTTTTATTAGAACCAAAATACCATTGTGTTTGAAAAATACTATACTAATAaatgtaaattaattatttaaaaaaatatttcttcctTCTCATTAATTATTATGTGTTTTCATTGGAGAGGGTCTAATTAAAGTGTTTTGTAGATGGCATCTCATTGCTGGGAGAATCCCTGGAAGAACTGCAGAAGATATTGAAAAGTATTGGACTTCAAAATTCTCTTCATCATCAACTGCATGTTAAATGCTGCTTCTTCTTCTGTACCATCTAAGTTTCTTATGATTTTTATTGATGGATATCTATGTATGGTTAGagaaatattttctaaaaataaagaTCCCTACGGGCTACATTTTATCAATAAATATGCATGGGTAATAAAATCtcttgatttatttattaataacttTGCAGAAAAAAAGTATTGATAAACTTACGTTTTTAAACCGTCAAAGTCAATAAtttgttattaatattatatttttcttcttcaacaaaactTGAATTATGCTACTATAATAGTTAGTTTGTTCAGTGGTAATTGACATTAGACTTGATAGGGAGGACTACCGTTCGGTCGCCCGCAATTGTGATCGGGAGGTGGCTTGAAAtacttgatgtcataactgaccCCAAATTAGATTAGGCAGTTCAGTGAACCAGATACTGATGATGAAAAAAAACTTGAACTACGGTACTTTTATACACCTTAATTTCTTTAACTCTTAactaaaatatgatttttaaaaaagcaAACAAATTGTATCTATAAATTATATTCTGTACCATGATAAAATTTAGGACAAAATTGATCCTGCAGTCCCTTAAATTAAATTCAGTaacatattagtttttttttcctttggatttggtccttttttttatataaaatgcGAACATTATTAtccttttttacataaaaaaattccaaaatttcgtaaaaaaaaaaaaaaaaactcatgacAAACTCATATTTTCATCCATAAACTACGacttcaaatttttatttctctctttctctcacaACACGCCAAACCTTTCTTCCTCTTTATTCTTCCCACTTATTCTCTTCTTTCAAAATCAATTGTAACTTTCCTTTATCGAACAAAACAAAAGTCATATACATTATAAAATGATAATATTGTAGTTCAAGGATCTAAATTATGgacaaaatgaaaatagaaattatgaaaaaatcttgaaatatatttcaattttcaaggaTTCACGaggtatttttttgttttttgtcatGAACAAGTCGGTATATGAAGATTTGATCGATGTTGTTGTTGTCGGAGATGTAAATttcagttattttttttaaaaaaaagagtagagTTTCTTTG
Coding sequences within it:
- the LOC123897785 gene encoding MYB-like transcription factor ETC1, giving the protein MSDSKNEATANNGQYGSSDQMKRETELELSPEEEDIVAKMFRLVGKRWHLIAGRIPGRTAEDIEKYWTSKFSSSSTAC